One Sagittula stellata E-37 genomic window carries:
- a CDS encoding FliG C-terminal domain-containing protein: protein MTNMHALAALPSPSFGGGRLPLSRKAKAAIIVQFLLNEESDVPLASLPDDLQEELTMLLGNMRYIDRETLNQVVTEFSDELESVGLSFPGDMAGALTALDGRINPRTATRLRKEAGVRQTGDPWDRINDLAVERLEALVLSESTEVAAVMMSKIDVGKAAQVLAKLPGDKARRISYAVSMTTGVTPDAVDRIGLSLAAQIDAEPEKAFAKRPDERLGAILNYSNSAVREELLQQLEQEDAEFAEAVRKAIFTFANIPERLNAIDVPKITRDVQPDTLAVALAAATAEDDQRTADFLLSNMSKRMAESLREEAANKGNVKPKVGEKAMAAVVSAIRDLVSVGEIELLDPDAEE from the coding sequence ATGACCAACATGCATGCGCTCGCCGCCCTGCCCAGCCCGTCCTTTGGCGGCGGCAGGCTGCCCCTGTCGCGGAAGGCAAAGGCGGCGATCATCGTGCAATTCCTGCTGAACGAGGAAAGCGACGTGCCGCTCGCCTCGTTGCCCGACGACCTGCAGGAGGAACTGACCATGCTCCTCGGGAACATGCGCTACATCGACCGCGAGACGCTGAACCAGGTGGTGACGGAATTCTCCGACGAACTGGAATCGGTGGGCCTTTCGTTTCCCGGCGACATGGCGGGTGCGCTGACCGCGCTGGACGGCCGGATCAATCCGCGCACCGCGACCCGCCTGAGGAAAGAGGCGGGCGTGCGCCAGACCGGCGATCCCTGGGACCGCATCAACGATCTGGCCGTCGAACGGCTGGAGGCGCTGGTCCTCTCCGAAAGCACGGAGGTTGCGGCGGTCATGATGTCGAAGATCGACGTGGGCAAGGCCGCGCAAGTTCTGGCGAAACTGCCGGGCGACAAGGCGCGGCGGATTTCTTACGCGGTGTCCATGACAACGGGGGTCACGCCGGATGCGGTCGACCGGATCGGACTATCGCTGGCCGCCCAGATCGATGCGGAGCCGGAGAAGGCCTTCGCAAAACGCCCCGACGAACGGCTGGGCGCGATCCTCAACTATTCCAATAGCGCCGTCCGGGAGGAACTGCTTCAGCAGCTCGAACAGGAAGACGCGGAATTTGCAGAGGCCGTGCGAAAGGCGATCTTCACCTTCGCCAACATACCCGAGCGGTTGAATGCCATCGATGTCCCGAAAATCACCCGCGACGTGCAGCCCGATACGCTCGCTGTGGCGCTCGCCGCCGCCACGGCGGAGGATGACCAACGCACCGCAGATTTCTTGTTGTCCAACATGTCGAAACGCATGGCAGAGAGCCTGCGGGAAGAGGCGGCCAACAAGGGCAACGTAAAGCCGAAGGTCGGGGAAAAGGCCATGGCCGCCGTGGTCTCGGCCATCCGGGACCTGGTTTCGGTCGGCGAGATCGAGCTGCTCGATCCGGACGCCGAGGAATAG
- a CDS encoding GFA family protein, translating to MQEEIYDAGCLCGALRVSARGAPLRVGICHCLDCRKHHGAVFYAAAQFEPGQVTVTGPSRNFRGRYFCPTCGGSVFAESDDVIELHLGALDAPDRLQPEYELWTSRRESWLPPFTEMAQFERERDDPDAAGYDMGPSEFR from the coding sequence ATGCAGGAAGAGATCTACGATGCCGGCTGCCTTTGTGGTGCTCTGCGGGTCTCGGCGCGTGGCGCGCCGCTGCGCGTCGGCATCTGCCATTGCCTGGACTGCCGAAAGCACCATGGCGCGGTGTTCTATGCGGCGGCGCAGTTCGAACCCGGACAGGTCACCGTGACCGGACCGTCCCGCAACTTCAGGGGCAGGTATTTTTGTCCGACCTGCGGCGGCTCGGTCTTTGCGGAAAGTGACGACGTGATCGAACTGCACCTGGGCGCGTTGGATGCGCCCGACCGGTTGCAGCCCGAGTACGAGCTCTGGACTTCGCGCCGTGAGAGCTGGTTGCCGCCCTTTACGGAGATGGCTCAGTTCGAGCGGGAAAGAGACGACCCGGACGCGGCTGGATATGACATGGGCCCGTCCGAATTCCGTTAG
- the acnA gene encoding aconitate hydratase AcnA, with translation MTIQVGQDSAKTRKTLEAGGQTVAYYSIPAAEAAGLGDFSKLPAALKVVLENMLRFEDGKTVTLDDIKAFSDWAKSGGKGDRELAYRPARVLMQDFTGVPAVVDLAAMRDGIKALGGDAQKINPLNPVDLVIDHSVMIDEFGNPRAFQMNVDREYERNLERYAFLKWGQTAFNNFRVVPPGTGICHQVNLEYLAQTVWTDVDQNGEQVAYPDTLVGTDSHTTMVNGAAVLGWGVGGIEAEAAMLGQPISMLIPEVVGFKLTGSMVEGTTGTDLVLKVVEMLRAHGVVSKFVEFYGDGLDNLPLAQRATIANMAPEYGATCGFFPIDGETLRYMRVSGRDEDRIALVEAYAKENGMWRDAGYDPVYSSTLELDMGTIVPAISGPKRPQDYIALDKAAPAFAEYIKGVRNGQDVPAKDEVRWEGEGGKPEPRDIPGDTGSHKRGFVATDDGNYQLHDGSIVIASITSCTNTSNPYVMIGAGLVAKKAHELGLNRKPWVKTSLAPGSQVVSEYLEAAGLQEHLDAIGFNLVGYGCTTCIGNSGPLDAPISRAINEYDLVATSVLSGNRNFEGRISPDVRANYLASPPLVVAYALVGDMNVNIATDVLGQDKDGNDVYLKDIWPSDAEIADLVEKTVTRESFQAKYADVFKGDEKWQGVEVNGGETYDWPATSTYVQNPPYFQGMGKEPGTISNIEGARVLAILGDMITTDHISPAGSFKESTPAGQYLVERQVPVREFNSYGSRRGNHEVMMRGTFANIRIKNEMLDGVEGGYTKGPDGEQTSIYDAAMAYQDQDTPLVIFGGEQYGAGSSRDWAAKGTALLGVKAVVAESFERIHRSNLVGMGVIPFEFTGGDTRKSLGLKGDETVDIKGLDDVKPGQETPCTITFADGSTKEITLKCRIDTAIEVEYIEHGGVLQYVLRNLAFGDAVAAE, from the coding sequence ATGACCATTCAAGTCGGCCAAGACAGCGCGAAAACGCGCAAGACGCTCGAAGCGGGCGGCCAGACCGTCGCCTATTACTCCATCCCGGCAGCCGAAGCCGCCGGGCTCGGCGACTTTTCCAAGCTGCCCGCGGCCCTGAAAGTCGTGCTGGAGAACATGCTGCGCTTCGAGGACGGCAAGACCGTCACCCTGGACGACATCAAGGCGTTCTCCGACTGGGCGAAGAGCGGTGGCAAGGGCGACCGCGAGCTGGCCTACCGCCCGGCACGCGTTCTGATGCAGGACTTCACCGGCGTTCCGGCGGTCGTCGACCTGGCCGCGATGCGCGACGGCATCAAGGCTCTGGGCGGCGACGCTCAGAAGATCAACCCGCTCAACCCGGTCGATCTGGTCATCGACCACTCCGTCATGATCGACGAATTCGGCAACCCGCGCGCGTTCCAGATGAACGTCGACCGCGAGTACGAACGCAACCTCGAACGCTACGCCTTTCTCAAGTGGGGCCAGACCGCGTTCAACAACTTCCGCGTCGTGCCCCCGGGCACCGGCATCTGCCACCAGGTGAACCTGGAGTACCTCGCCCAGACCGTCTGGACCGACGTGGACCAGAACGGTGAGCAAGTGGCCTACCCCGACACGCTCGTCGGCACCGACAGCCACACCACCATGGTCAACGGCGCAGCCGTCCTGGGCTGGGGCGTCGGCGGGATCGAGGCCGAGGCCGCCATGCTGGGCCAGCCGATCTCGATGCTGATCCCCGAGGTCGTGGGCTTCAAGCTGACCGGTTCCATGGTCGAAGGCACCACCGGCACCGACCTCGTGCTGAAGGTCGTCGAGATGCTGCGCGCCCATGGCGTGGTGTCCAAGTTCGTCGAATTCTACGGCGACGGGCTGGACAACCTGCCGCTGGCGCAGCGCGCCACCATCGCCAACATGGCCCCCGAATACGGCGCCACCTGCGGTTTCTTCCCGATCGACGGCGAGACCCTGCGTTACATGCGCGTCTCTGGCCGGGACGAGGACCGCATCGCGCTGGTCGAGGCCTACGCCAAGGAAAACGGCATGTGGCGCGACGCCGGTTACGACCCGGTCTACTCCTCGACGCTGGAACTCGACATGGGCACCATCGTGCCCGCGATCTCGGGCCCCAAGCGTCCGCAGGACTACATCGCGCTGGACAAGGCCGCCCCTGCCTTTGCCGAATACATCAAGGGCGTTCGCAACGGTCAGGACGTCCCGGCCAAGGACGAGGTCCGTTGGGAAGGCGAAGGCGGCAAGCCCGAACCCCGCGACATCCCCGGCGACACCGGCAGCCACAAGCGCGGCTTCGTCGCGACCGACGACGGCAACTACCAGCTGCACGACGGCTCCATCGTGATCGCCTCGATCACGTCCTGCACCAACACCTCGAACCCCTACGTCATGATCGGCGCGGGTCTCGTGGCCAAGAAGGCGCATGAGCTGGGCCTGAACCGCAAGCCCTGGGTGAAGACCTCGCTGGCCCCGGGGTCGCAGGTCGTGTCCGAGTACCTCGAGGCCGCCGGCCTTCAGGAACACCTCGACGCCATCGGCTTCAACCTCGTGGGCTATGGCTGCACTACTTGCATCGGCAACTCCGGTCCGCTGGACGCGCCGATCTCCAGGGCGATCAACGAGTACGATCTGGTCGCGACCTCGGTGCTGTCGGGCAACCGCAACTTCGAAGGCCGCATTAGCCCGGACGTCCGCGCCAACTACCTCGCTTCACCGCCGCTGGTGGTGGCCTATGCGCTGGTGGGTGACATGAACGTCAACATCGCCACCGACGTGCTGGGACAGGACAAGGACGGCAACGACGTCTATCTCAAGGACATCTGGCCGTCGGACGCCGAGATCGCGGACCTGGTCGAAAAGACCGTCACCCGTGAAAGCTTCCAGGCCAAGTATGCCGACGTCTTCAAGGGCGACGAGAAGTGGCAGGGCGTCGAAGTCAACGGCGGCGAGACCTACGACTGGCCGGCGACCTCGACCTACGTCCAGAACCCGCCCTACTTCCAGGGCATGGGCAAGGAGCCGGGCACCATCTCGAACATCGAGGGCGCGCGCGTTCTGGCCATCCTGGGCGACATGATCACCACCGACCACATCTCTCCGGCAGGCTCCTTCAAGGAATCGACCCCCGCAGGTCAGTATCTGGTCGAGCGTCAGGTGCCGGTACGCGAGTTCAACTCTTACGGTAGCCGTCGCGGCAACCACGAGGTCATGATGCGCGGCACCTTCGCCAACATCCGCATCAAGAACGAGATGCTGGACGGCGTCGAAGGCGGCTACACCAAGGGCCCCGACGGCGAGCAGACCTCGATCTACGACGCGGCCATGGCCTATCAGGATCAGGACACGCCCCTCGTGATCTTCGGCGGCGAACAGTACGGCGCGGGTTCTTCGCGCGACTGGGCGGCCAAGGGCACGGCGCTTCTGGGCGTCAAGGCGGTCGTGGCCGAATCGTTCGAACGCATCCACCGTTCGAACCTCGTCGGCATGGGCGTCATCCCGTTCGAGTTCACTGGCGGCGACACCCGCAAATCGCTGGGTCTGAAGGGCGACGAGACTGTCGACATCAAGGGTCTTGACGATGTGAAGCCGGGTCAGGAAACGCCCTGCACCATCACCTTCGCGGACGGCTCCACCAAGGAGATCACGCTGAAGTGCCGGATCGATACCGCCATCGAGGTGGAATACATCGAACACGGCGGTGTGCTGCAATACGTGCTGCGCAACCTGGCATTCGGCGACGCCGTGGCCGCCGAGTGA
- a CDS encoding DUF1223 domain-containing protein, with protein sequence MRRHLSFAMAIWIGLAGGVASAETAHPVVVELFTSQGCSSCPPADALLAELGDRDDVIPLALHVDYWDYIGWKDVFGTPKATKRQKGYARANGWKMIYTPQIIVNGREDVVGSRPGQVAALIEEHRGDVSHVDLSLKRMGDRVVIRATGDGTARPCDIHVVRYLPSEEVAIRRGENAGKTITYTHIVRDWDVAARWDGLGTFEGAVPVPAGTPVVVILQEPKNGAILAAQRLR encoded by the coding sequence ATGCGCAGGCATCTCTCATTTGCGATGGCGATCTGGATCGGGCTCGCCGGCGGTGTGGCCAGCGCAGAGACAGCGCATCCCGTCGTCGTGGAGTTGTTCACGTCTCAGGGGTGTTCCTCCTGTCCGCCTGCCGACGCCCTTCTGGCCGAGCTTGGGGACCGCGACGACGTGATCCCGCTGGCGCTGCACGTCGATTACTGGGACTACATCGGTTGGAAAGATGTGTTCGGAACGCCCAAGGCGACGAAGCGTCAGAAAGGTTACGCGCGCGCCAACGGCTGGAAGATGATCTACACCCCGCAGATCATCGTGAACGGGCGCGAGGACGTGGTCGGGTCGCGTCCCGGACAGGTCGCCGCTCTGATCGAGGAACATCGCGGCGACGTCAGTCACGTGGACCTTTCGCTGAAGCGGATGGGCGACCGTGTCGTCATCCGGGCGACCGGCGACGGAACCGCGCGCCCCTGTGACATCCACGTCGTGCGCTACCTGCCCTCCGAAGAAGTGGCGATCAGGCGCGGCGAGAATGCTGGCAAGACCATCACTTACACCCACATCGTGCGCGACTGGGACGTTGCGGCGCGCTGGGACGGTCTGGGTACATTCGAAGGCGCGGTCCCCGTGCCCGCGGGCACGCCGGTCGTCGTCATTCTGCAGGAGCCTAAGAACGGCGCGATCCTCGCGGCGCAAAGGCTGCGCTGA
- a CDS encoding lysophospholipid acyltransferase family protein — MATGEDKSKDAPEGRFSQRLADMAFNAFIGTIRLLPARQRLGLAGWATRKCLAPPLGWYKRVYANLDLVWPDTPTERKHEIAEQAIDNLARALIENYDPKEMLARGSRYPLTGPGLPALEEARAAGRPVLLISGHYGSPVLPRAALLARGYQTAGFLRAMSNPYMNNRYVQNYRDVGGEMFVQGRRGTLGLMKYLRGGGMAAMLFDVFESSGELIDFLGQPAPTATSPAEIALRTNALLLPYFGIRRADRYGFDAVFEEPVPHTDPVTMMAEVTARLEARIEEDPGQWMWTHRRWKPKRVAKHRPAEATTSD; from the coding sequence TTGGCGACGGGCGAAGACAAATCGAAGGACGCGCCGGAAGGCCGGTTCAGCCAGCGGCTTGCCGACATGGCCTTCAACGCCTTCATCGGCACGATCCGGCTGCTCCCTGCCCGCCAGAGGCTTGGGCTGGCGGGATGGGCGACGCGCAAATGCCTTGCGCCACCGCTGGGGTGGTACAAGCGCGTCTATGCCAACCTCGACCTTGTCTGGCCGGACACGCCGACAGAACGCAAACACGAGATCGCCGAACAGGCCATCGACAACCTCGCCCGCGCGCTGATCGAGAACTACGACCCCAAGGAAATGCTGGCGCGCGGCAGCCGATATCCGCTGACCGGCCCCGGTCTGCCTGCGCTGGAAGAGGCGCGCGCTGCCGGTCGTCCGGTCCTGCTGATCTCCGGCCATTACGGCAGCCCCGTCCTGCCCCGCGCGGCGCTGCTGGCGCGCGGCTACCAGACGGCGGGTTTTCTGAGGGCGATGTCCAACCCCTACATGAACAACAGGTACGTCCAGAACTATCGCGACGTCGGCGGAGAGATGTTCGTGCAGGGCCGGCGCGGTACGCTTGGGCTGATGAAGTACCTGCGCGGGGGCGGCATGGCGGCGATGCTCTTCGACGTCTTCGAATCCTCGGGCGAGCTGATCGACTTTCTTGGACAGCCCGCGCCCACCGCAACCTCACCGGCAGAGATCGCGCTGAGGACAAATGCCTTGTTGCTGCCCTACTTCGGTATCCGGCGCGCAGACCGCTACGGCTTTGACGCGGTGTTCGAGGAACCTGTGCCGCACACCGATCCGGTGACCATGATGGCGGAAGTCACAGCCCGGCTGGAGGCGCGTATCGAAGAGGATCCCGGCCAATGGATGTGGACGCATCGCCGCTGGAAACCCAAGCGCGTGGCCAAGCACCGCCCGGCTGAGGCCACAACTTCCGACTGA